The Arachis hypogaea cultivar Tifrunner chromosome 14, arahy.Tifrunner.gnm2.J5K5, whole genome shotgun sequence DNA window gtttatttttattgggtttgtatttgtgacaaacaaattaaatttgattgaggttgatttgtcggtttagatctatactagCAACAaagttattttgtgaatttctttaccgagaTTTTTCTCCTCATCAGTCCAGAAACATTATTTTCTATGAAATGGTAATACCTTTTGCCACTGGTACTAAATCTGTTTTAAACATACCAAACCCACCCATGTCCGAAACAAAACGATTCCATGAAACACCAACCGAACAACCCATTTCCCTTCCCATTGGGCCTAAATCATTACCCATtgacccacccatacttcatcaTCAACCTAATACACCTCAGTTCATCTCTTCCCCTCCTTCACAATCCTTAACCTCGTCTCATGCACTacaaaaaaatatgattaaaagggCACTAATATTAAGGCGGTTTAATATAACCGCCGTATTATTCCCTTATTTCACCATTTTCCTCTCATGCCATAATGTCTATGTTAAAAGCGCTACATTTTGACATTTGTTATACCCGCCACTCTCTccatttgttttattatttttttaataaaactaaAAGAGCTGATGAGAGTGAGAGGAAGTGATGCTTTTAAACATATGAGAGTGAGAATACGAAACCCTAACAATCGTGCCACCATTCATCTCCACAGCGAAGCCATTTTTGCCTCCGATTGAGCTTTTGCGACTTGATTCTTCGGTCTCGATCTGAAATTTGTCACCGCCATAAGCGACGTCGTTGTTGTTGGCCTCCGACTGTGCTTCTGCGATTTGGTTTTTCTTCTTTGTGAAtcactaattactaatttgatctacttcatcttcttatttGAATTTTTCTAATTAGATCTTCATATTTTTGATCTGGTTCATGTCTATAAAGCTGACGAATTTGTTGCTAATATATTCCCAATCGCAGATTTTTAGTTTCGTAACTGATTTTTCATTTGATTATTAGATCTCTATTTGTAACTAATATTTTGTAACTGATTGCTAatatttttcatttgatttttagtttcgtAACAGATATTTCGTAACTGATTGTGATATTTGAATTATTAGATCCATTTTCTGATTCTCAATTTTTGTTTCAATGTATCGATTAGCTTCCAAGCTAGCCTCCTCCATCACTTCGTCGACCTCATGGAGCGTTGTATGAACAATTACACTCTCCTTCTCCATTCTTGTTTCTTCCGTTTATACGAATTACAATCATCATTTTTGTTTGTGTTGCTGGAACAGATACACTGCGTGGTTATTTCAAGTAGAAACTATACGAGCAAAGACATCAACTTTGGCGTTGGAGCTCGTGCTACAATTCTTCAGAGTGTCACTAAGGTTGCTAATGCTGTCAAAGTTACCATGGGACCCAAGGTATTCTTGAGTTTGTTTGGGATTGAATAATGAAATTGACATGATTAGTGTGaaaatttactttatttagttattttttttgaatGTTTGTTGTTTTTTGGTTGGTTGAATTAGGGTCGTAATGTAATTATTGAGAAAAGTTATAGGAACCCAAGGATCACAAATGATGGTGTGACAGTAGCTAAGAGTATCAAATTTCAGGATAAGGCTAAGAACATTGGTGCTGATCTTGTTAAGCAGGTTGCCAAGGCTACCAACACTGCTGTTGGAGAtggtgaatttacttttcattaaggatttgtgttttctttgatgaTATTGCTTTAGTATGAATTCTAGCTGAAGCAATTTTGAACTCAGAAGGAATTATTTTCGATCATGAGGCAtcaa harbors:
- the LOC112743843 gene encoding chaperonin CPN60-like 2, mitochondrial isoform X1 — protein: MYRLASKLASSITSSTSWSVIHCVVISSRNYTSKDINFGVGARATILQSVTKVANAVKVTMGPKGRNVIIEKSYRNPRITNDGVTVAKSIKFQDKAKNIGADLVKQVAKATNTAVGDGTTCATVLSQAILTEGCKSIAAGVNVMDLRNGINKAVDAVITDLKSRAVMISTPEEITQIFVPNINYLTVRTKVCLILYKLRSMV
- the LOC112743843 gene encoding chaperonin CPN60-like 2, mitochondrial isoform X5, with product MYRLASKLASSITSSTSWSVIHCVVISSRNYTSKDINFGVGARATILQSVTKVANAVKVTMGPKGRNVIIEKSYRNPRITNDGVTVAKSIKFQDKAKNIGADLVKQVAKATNTAVGDGTTCATVLSQAILTEGCKSIAAGVNVMDLRNGINKAVDAVITDLKSRAVMISTPEEITQSQTMDGRSR
- the LOC112743843 gene encoding chaperonin CPN60-like 2, mitochondrial isoform X6, which produces MYRLASKLASSITSSTSWSVIHCVVISSRNYTSKDINFGVGARATILQSVTKVANAVKVTMGPKDKAKNIGADLVKQVAKATNTAVGDGTTCATVLSQAILTEGCKSIAAGVNVMDLRNGINKAVDAVITDLKSRAVMISTPEEITQIFVPNINYLTVRTKVCLILYKLRSMV
- the LOC112743843 gene encoding chaperonin CPN60-like 2, mitochondrial isoform X7, translated to MYRLASKLASSITSSTSWSVIHCVVISSRNYTSKDINFGVGARATILQSVTKVANAVKVTMGPKDKAKNIGADLVKQVAKATNTAVGDGTTCATVLSQAILTEGCKSIAAGVNVMDLRNGINKAVDAVITDLKSRAVMISTPEEITQSQTMDGRSR
- the LOC112743843 gene encoding chaperonin CPN60-like 2, mitochondrial isoform X3, whose amino-acid sequence is MYRLASKLASSITSSTSWSVIHCVVISSRNYTSKDINFGVGARATILQSVTKVANAVKVTMGPKGRNVIIEKSYRNPRITNDGVTVAKSIKFQDKAKNIGADLVKQVAKATNTAVGDGTTCATVLSQAILTEGCKSIAAGVNVMDLRNGINKAVDAVITDLKSRAVMISTPEEITQCIILVGRMSYVTKY
- the LOC112743843 gene encoding chaperonin CPN60-like 2, mitochondrial isoform X2, translated to MYRLASKLASSITSSTSWSVIHCVVISSRNYTSKDINFGVGARATILQSVTKVANAVKVTMGPKGRNVIIEKSYRNPRITNDGVTVAKSIKFQDKAKNIGADLVKQVAKATNTAVGDGTTCATVLSQAILTEGCKSIAAGVNVMDLRNGINKAVDAVITDLKSRAVMISTPEEITQIFVPNINYLTVRTKSQTMDGRSR